The sequence AGAGAGTGAAAAAGAAGAGGTCGTCCCAGTATTTGAATCAGATGTTTCTGATGCCCCAGCTTCTGGAATCAGTAAACCCTTATCAGAAATCCTTAAAGAACTCAGCAAAAGAATTCCTAATGCACTTATCAAAACCCGTTCTGAAAAGGGGTTTAGCATGAGATATATTCCCTGGTAATCACATTTTTTAAGTTCGTTTTTTTTTCCCCCCTATGTATTTACTGTTTGTTTAGAAGCTAAGAAGATAAAATTCATTTTAAAGCCATGATTGATGTTTAAGCTTAATATTGGTTTATGGTATTAGTAGACTGATTCTAGAAGTTGAATACTGTATTCTTGGGGCCTGACATTCATACTTGAGGTCAGCTTCGGAGCTGTGCTTCACTATATTGCAGATAAGAAGTGCCAGACACATTTGAACTGTTATGTTCTTGTGAGCAAGGCTTAAATTCTTGAATATCTGCTAAGAGAGTTTAATGTTCTTTTGTAAATGAATCATTATAAGAACAATGAGAAATttaagtcatgttatgtttatttCTGTGTGATTTGCTTTATGATTAAGAATGTTTGTGTCCAATAGCTTATTTATGTATACATTCATATTGCACACTTAACCTTTGAATTGATAGGGAACTACTATCTTTGTAATGCCCAGGATGTAGCAATGATGCTACCAATGCTCGATACTCCTTGGTTTCAGCTCTACTTTTTATCTTAATTATAGATGGTAGTTACATGTGTGCcgtattagtattttatcacatttTCATGTCTAAGTTGATCCTGTATGTGAATCACGTAATCATAAACCACCGCCACTATCTAGCCGGGATATGGATGAAACAAGTAAGGCTTGGTGTCACCATGTCTTAGTCGTTTCAATCATTCTTGCCTCTTTGTTAAAATATTTGGATAACCTTGTATGTGGAACTATAGTAGAAATGTGAAAGCAACGGAATTGTATAAAGTGAAGTGGAGGAAAGTAAATACTGAGTTAGTTTGGAAGATTTGAGATGTAGAGGACTGAATAGGCTCCTAGCTTCTGTTTTGCCAATTAGGTTTAAGTTTTGAATTTCTCCCATAATTGAAAAAACAATAGCTTTGGGTTAAGAATGTACGATATTGGTTTTTGTGGTTTCGGTTGTAGACTTAGACACAACTGTACACAAAAATGATCAGAAAAATTCTTGCTGACAAGTGCGTTACTCGTTTGTTTCGTGCAGGCACATTGTTAATAGAATTCTGAATGTACACGCTCCAGGtatagttcaaattttttttttgcctcACTTCGGTAGTCACAACAACATGTTCTGTAACGTATCAAGCTTTTTAAGTTTCTGAGTGTTTTATGTCTTCATTGTTTGTAGAATGGTCAGGTGAGGTTAGGGACATCAAATATTCTGCTGATGGTAAATACGTATCTGTCATATATCGTGTTACACTATATGGAACTGATGCCAAGGTATAATTTTCACACTATATTTCGATATACATGTGTTGCAACTTGCGTGTAACCGTGTATTCATAGTGAAATGGAATCCTTTGGAATGGAAATTGCTACTGTGCCAGAAAATCCCGAAACATGATAAGACAGAGTAAAATTTTGAGATGCGAAGACATTTAATGATGTAATTGATAAAACAGACGATGAAAATATCTCacgttatgttcatgttctctttctcttcttaatCTCGTTAGCTTATGAGTTATGATGTCTTTTGCTATCTTGTCTATCTTCAGTCGAGTTGCTTCATACCAATTTATAGAATTACATTGAACTGAACTACTGGTACATATGCTTTATAGAGATGCTTTGGTCAAGTATTAGGATTAGCAGTATCTACACTTTCAACTTGCAGCAAATAACTTTCCTCTCTGGTTTTGAGTGTTGTCAGTGATCTATGAGGTTCTTCATTCTTGGAATTGACCATATTTACATAACTGCCATCAGATtcttttgttttccattttgtttAGCAATCATGCTTCTTTGTGGGGTGTCTTGGTTGCTGATGACTTGAAAACTTGAAACAGATTTATAGAGAATCGACTGGAACTGTATCTGTAGATGACAAGATCTCTGGAGATCCAGTTCAGAAGGCAGAATCAATGGCGTTTCGTCGTGCTTGTGCACGCCTTGGTCTGGGGCTTCATCTGTATCATGATGATCTGTCATAAAAATGAAGAGAAGATGCAACAGTTTTCTCCTAGGATTAACTTTTTGCGCCTATCTGGATCACTTACTTTGGTTCAACTTTTAAGAATTCAAAACCATAGTCCGACGGATGTTGGTGAGGGCATGTGGATGTGTTCTCGGTGTTCTCTTGTTTATATCGGCAAGACTAGTCTTTTAGTGTTGATGTGTTAGTTGACAACAATTGCAAATTTTACATGTATATTTTGGCTAATATATCTTGCAAATTGTCTGTTGAGAATGTAAAGAACTTAAAATGTACTTTGCATGAATTTTGAAATGACCTTGAGCTCAAAAACAAGGTGTTTTCAAAGAATGCTTTCTGAGGTCACAAGAGGCTACGCTGTCTTTTACTGCTTTTTGATTTTAAGAGATTGAAATTTTAACGGACAAAACAGAAGAGGATagatcagatttttttttttcttttttccttttatacTGTAAAGAGCACAATATAGAAGAGGTATCCCTGATACTTCTCAATGACTAAATACAGATTTTTTTCACATTTGCAGGCACAAAAGCCATGAACTAGTATTACAACAAGCATCCAAAACATTTCATAGTTTAAACAAATTGCAGTAGACACTAAATTGAGTGCTCTCATAGACAAATCTCTGTTAAATTGGTAAATTTTGAGAAACGCTGCAAACCTGTAGCAGTTCCAAGCTGCAAGGACATCCGACACAGAAAATTAAGAAATCTTTATTTATATTCAAACTTCTGCGGTTTCAAACAAGAACACAACTCAAGTATCAAGTAAAGCACAAAATACTTAGAAAACAGAATCGGAACTACAGTAAAACATAAGAAAGTTTCAGAGAACCCCAAACTAGCTGATGATCTCGTGGAAACCTAGTTGTTTTCCTTAAGTTCTTTACTGTAGCAGACCCCAAGGCCTACAACACCTAATTTATAGGGAAAATGAAGCAATATAACAAATGATAGGGTAGTTATCCCAGACACTCGTCAAGATAGATGACACGATCAAAATAAGGATTCTTGTCAAGCATCAGTTGTTAGATACCACAAAGACAAAAATAGTGAGGAAACAGGTAAAACATTCTGATATATGAAGCACATCATGACATAAAGTCTTATTCGGTAGTAATGACTTCAGAGTCTCACCTTGCATATTATTTCTTTGGCATGTGAATCACACAGCGTAAACATTTCCCTTCTCTCATCAGCTCGAAGGCGTTATTGATATCCTCAAATGCCAAGTTGTGAGTAATGAACTCGTCAACTTGAATTTCCTGCAAATAAATAACTCAAATATTACCAGTTGACACATCCCATCtagatttttttaaaatttgagtTTCTTGCAGCATCCATTCCTTAACCAGTTGATACATTTACGAGAGTACAAGTTCACTTTTTAAGCCTGATTCATCgaattcaagttcaaagaaaattGGTGGATCTAAGATTGTATCTATAGACTATAGGTATATAGTATCATCTTCGTCTCCTCTGTGTTTTTCTTCCGTGGGTATCAAACCAAATAATTCATTACAACTACCTGACATTTACGCAATACTAACCTTTTTCATGTACATATCCACCAATGATGGAAGATCCGATTTTGGTTTCCATCCTCCAAATAAAGTACCCTTCAAAGTCTTGCCAGATAAAAGTAATCCATAATGGGTCTTAGTCTCTGGATTTACTTTTGGCACACCAAGAGTAATAGTCACACCCCAACCctgaagaaacaacaaaaacaataaaacaaaactagttttttttttccttaagacaTACAAAGCTAGTTGAGTAGAGCAGCTAATGAGCTAAATACAATTTGGGTCACAGTTTTAAAGAAAATTTACGTCGCAACATGATTGCAGGGCAGTAGTTATCATTTCTGTGTCACCAATGCATTCAAAAGAATAATCAGCCCCTCCATCAGTGATACGCTTGATAACCTGGAAATGAagtgttaaatttttttattatccTTTCACAGATCACTGCCCAAAAAGGTTCCCCATCACAACAATAGCTAGTGGCTAGTGAATAACCCACACATGAACAGCATAATTAAAGAAGAAAGATCAAGTGTAGCCTGAGAAGCGTGCTTCCAAGATAGTATTGAACTTAAAAAATGCGACTTAGCAGTTTCAAAATGCGTTCTTGGAATGAAATGAGAATGTACAAAATACCTGTTGAACGGGTTCACCACAATCAGCTGGATTTATAAAGTCCGTCACACCAAATGCCTTTCCTGCATCAAGAACCACCATATCAACAGATCAGAATTTTGTGTAAACAGAAACAGACAGCACAAGATGCTAGAAGCTGAGCTTTTGATTACCTTTTTCGTACTTTTCAGGATTAGTATCAATCCCAATTATTCTAGATGCGCCTCTTAGTCTAGCACCTTGTGCAACCTATTCATACAAAAATTTAAAACCAATCCGTAGTGTGTCTCTCATTATGGAAGTAAAAACTATTCCAAAAATTGGAGCTCCTACGAGTTGTCATAAAGTTCCCAATGATAGAATATCAGCCTATAATCATGCTCTGCAATTCCTTATTAGCTGTAATCAATTTTTATGTGAACATGCTTAATACCTTATGCTGATATGTAGTTCTATGCATGCTCTAGGATCGAATATTCTACAACTGAAAACACTTGACATGAAGTAGATCGGAAGTATAAGTGCATACCTTGGATCTAGCTAAACAgtagaaagaaaaacttgtagGCAGACACTTCCAATTCTATCTTCTCTTATTCTTTAATGATGGAAAAATTTCTTTATAAACAAGAGCTAGAATGGAGTCCACCTCATGCTATGAAAGACATGTGTCATTCAACCTTCCATCAACGGTTGAAAAAACAGCCTCACATAACATTGTTATAACTAGTATGCCATTCCAAATAGTATAAGAGATACTTATCATTATGTACTCTTAAACATTCATGATTAACATGAACAAACCTTAATCTCATTGATTAGGATTAGTACTAATCCAGTTTAAAGGAATACAAATCATGttttgttgctaaaccaacataGAGACTAACACCCAATACTTACAGAAAGGCCAACAGTTCCAAGGCCGAAAATAGCTACATTTGATCCTTCGGATATGTCAGCAACCTTCCAAGCAGCACCAAGACCTAGTAAAACGAAACCGAATTATCAAATGTATTCATCGCTGACCAAATTATATAAGCTAAGTGGCAGCTAAGAATGTTGGCATTTCAAGCAATACAAAAAAGAACAAAAGGGAACTGAAGTGTTTGATCCGCTAACAAGATTATCTTCGAAAGGTACAAACTTACCCGCAGCCACTCCACAACTGAGCAAGCAAATTTTCTCTAATGGCACAGTTGAGCTAATTTTAACTGCGCATCCCGAATGCACCACTGTATATTCACTAAAACTTGAAACAGCACAGTAATGATAAACGGGTTTTCCTTTTATTGAGAAGCGAGTTTTTTGATCACTATGCATTAGCCCTCTCCTTTCCATTCCCAATACTTGGCACATATTGCTCTTCCCGGAGGTGCAGTGTTTGCATGTCATGCATTCTCCAGTGAATACCGTGATTAC comes from Papaver somniferum cultivar HN1 chromosome 7, ASM357369v1, whole genome shotgun sequence and encodes:
- the LOC113299634 gene encoding DNA repair RAD52-like protein 1, mitochondrial, coding for MASSLMKSLLKTSSSSSLSSSLRSVISIPSRSYARVSAKEKYQKESEKEEVVPVFESDVSDAPASGISKPLSEILKELSKRIPNALIKTRSEKGFSMRYIPWHIVNRILNVHAPEWSGEVRDIKYSADGKYVSVIYRVTLYGTDAKIYRESTGTVSVDDKISGDPVQKAESMAFRRACARLGLGLHLYHDDLS
- the LOC113299633 gene encoding alcohol dehydrogenase-like 6; amino-acid sequence: MSTITCKAAVAWGRGEAMVIEEVEVDPPQPMEIRIKVVCTSLCRSDVTQWESEAFAPLFPRIFGHEASGIVESIGEGVTEFKQGDHVITVFTGECMTCKHCTSGKSNMCQVLGMERRGLMHSDQKTRFSIKGKPVYHYCAVSSFSEYTVVHSGCAVKISSTVPLEKICLLSCGVAAGLGAAWKVADISEGSNVAIFGLGTVGLSVAQGARLRGASRIIGIDTNPEKYEKGKAFGVTDFINPADCGEPVQQVIKRITDGGADYSFECIGDTEMITTALQSCCDGWGVTITLGVPKVNPETKTHYGLLLSGKTLKGTLFGGWKPKSDLPSLVDMYMKKEIQVDEFITHNLAFEDINNAFELMREGKCLRCVIHMPKK